CGGCATCATGAATCCTTATGATGAATTTTTACTTTAGTTAGGCAGGCATTGCCTGCCCTAGTCCGTGTAAGGTATTGTAATTGCAAATTAAGTTTAAAACCGAGTCATGAACCTAAGCAAAGAAGAACTGGCATTACATGATGAAATGGCAGATAAATTACCTGAGTTAATAAAAGAGTATCTCACAAGACCGGATATAACCTCTGTCAGTGTTTCAATAAAAATAATTGATGGTCAGTTAACTGATCGACTGAGTTTTACATTTGGGGTAAGGAAAAAGCTTCCACAAGGGCAAGTTGAGAAGCCCTTGCCTTCCAATATAGATGGCTTTCCAACTGATGTAATTGAGTTTGAGATTCCAAAGTATAGTTTAATGCCATCATTCAGTGAATTGGAGACCTCAAGAACTGAGAAAACGGACCCGCTGATAGGCGGTGTCAGCATTTCTCCAGACTATGAGTTAGAAGTAGCAGGGGTGAAAAGTAAGACTCGTGGGACTTTAGGGGTTATGGTAAATAAAAGCGGAGATGACCGGCCTTATTTGATAACCTGTGCCCACGTTTTAGCTGGAACAAACACCCTGTTAAACTCAGCCGTGTGTCAGCAGTCAAAGTGGGAAACCGCATTAGATTACTGTCACAACTGTGCTGATCTGAAGGCATATTTCCATGAAAACGTTACTTATGTCCGTGAATCCAAATCAATAGAAGCATGGCTTGACTGTGCCGTAGCACGGAAAGGGTGGTTTAGAAATGTAACCATTGGCAAAGTATACGGGGTTGACAAGCCCATTCTAGGCTTTGTTCCTAGTATAAGGGCTGAATTGATTGGGGAGGAAGTTTGTAAAAGCGGCATAAAAACAGATGTTACAAAAGGTACCATCCAAAGTATAACCTTAAATGCCAAGCTGGAGAACTTTGATGGCACTGAGGAAATCGCTAGAAATCTAATTCAGGTGATAGGCAAATCAGGGGATTTTTCCCAATCTGGGGACTCCGGCTCTGCCGTATTCCTAACTTCCAACTCTTTAATGATTGGTTTGCTTGTGGCTGGGAATAACACAATGAGTGCTGTCACCCCCTCAGATGCAATAATGAGTAAATGGCCGGAATTGAGTTTTTAGATTTTCTGGGAATTACCTATTTTTTTAGGGGACTATTAAGGGTGTTTTCAAATACGGCTAGGATGGGGGCACTGGTATCTTTGTAAAGTACTGACATGCTGTTATCGGGATACGGGCGGTCCAGTTTGGAAAACACATAGGTAGGGATAAGGCAGCTGCGATTTCCCATAGCAATGGGCAAGTCCACCAAATGGTAGGAGATGATAATCCTCTTTCCTGGATAAATATTAATCCTTAACCTCCACGTTTGATTTTTGTGCAAAGTTTTCGTTTCCTTCAATTGCTGCTTTTAAGATTTCAATATTGAACGGAATAAGTCTTAAGCTTTCTGTTTAAATGACATTCCTTCTACATGATCTCTTTTTTTTAGCCAAACCGCTAGCACTTTGATAAATGCACCATGTATGTATATTTCTTATACTACTCCCACAGTTAAGCGATTTAAAGTTGCAGGCTTGATGTAAAGCCGCAATTTTATAAACCATTTCCGTTATTTTATAAAAACCCATTTAGGTGTCACCTACTTTACTTTCTTTATTTTTTGTTTTGGCAGTGGTAATTCTTTGACTGAAATTCTGATCAGTTCACTTAGCCAATCCCTGTCCTCAATTTTGGCTCCTATTAAGAAACTCGGTTTTGCCCCCTCATATGGCGAGGCTTCAATGACCTCACCTATGAACCTTCGTCCCGAACTGGTTGGTTTTATAAATAACTTATTGTCACAGATCAGTCCGAATAGTTTTCCGTCACAGTAGACACCATATTCGCCAAACATCTTTTTGGCGGTTATCTCTCCTGCATCTTTGATTTGCCCCAAGACGAAGTATACGAAATTTTTGTCGAATGCCATCAATTGGTCATTTGGTATGAAGTGCCAAGATACGCGATTCTATATCTTTACTGCGCTTGATCTATACTTTATGAATTTGTGTCTCGTTTGTATTTTCTTCCTGAAGGCTAGGTAAACCAATAAGCCACCCATTGCGACACCTTGTGCGAATGCGTAAAACCAAGCCGTGCTGCCCATCAGGATAAGCCTTGAATTCAATAATCATCTAACGTCTACTTTCTGTTGATCCTCTGTTCCAGTGAGAAGAGGGAGCTAAGGAACTGCTCCCCAATATCCTCTATGTCCGTGAACAGCTGTTTCGCGTCATTCACTGTGTCTAAACCCCAAAGCCTGATGAGTTTTTGCTCTTATAAGTTAACTCGTTTTGGAGATAACCCGATTCCATAACCTCATCCATGTGTAGATTATCAGGTATAGGCGAGTTCGTTCACCAAGCTTCCAAGCTCAGATAGATAGCAGGTGAAATTCTCAGTATTCGCGTCGCTGCCCAGCCGATAACCCCTCGCCGCGCCCTGAAGAACATGTGTTTTGAACAGGCTTGGTTAAAACCTATATTCATGGCTGTTCAAATAAGGTTTCGGGGTCTACGCGTAACCAGCTGCAAGCATCCTCCACAGAGCCGAAATACTGGAATTCGAAGGGGGTCCGGTCTCCGATTGTCTGCAGGATACCCTTTGGGGCTATGCGGTTAAAGACATCGGTCGATTCGACCGTTGCTGGCCACCGGATATAGGAGAGTTTAAGGAACTCAAAGAACCGAACCGTGTTTATGTGCTCCTGATCGGTAGGGCGGGTAACTTTCATGTTTCGGCTATCACTCAAACCAAGTTTGACATCCTCCGTGGAAAGTCCAGCATCAGAGAAAGCATCCTGCTTAATTCCTCGCTTGGTGTATAGCCTGGTAGCATACGTAAACTATCTTGATGTGCTCGAAATATTTGATGATTACGTCCTCGGAATCTTAAAAAGCCATTGGTGAGTTTAAAAGGTGACGGATAATGGTATAAAGTACATTTTGGCTAGCCAAAGTGCTAATATTAGTTCCTTTAGAATAAGAATCCCACCCTAAACGGATAATTAAAAGTACTTTTTCTGCGAGATCCAATATTTCCACTGCGGTTTATCGATTCGGTCTGCTTATTATAGGTTAATGAATGAAAAACCCCCGCGACAGGCGGGGCTTTCTGTCCTCTAATTTTTTTTCGCTACTTTGACTCGACTGTGATGTCCTCCACCTTCTCGATGATGATTTCCGGCTTGCCTTTGAAGTCGATAAGCTTGCCAGTCACGCACACCTCTTTCCCTGCGAGCAATTCCTCAGGCTTGGCGCTGAACTTTCCGCGCAGTTCCTTGGGTACCATGATCGTCACCAAGTGGTTGGGAAAGGCCGCGCCCATGTTCAACAATGTCGGCTGTGTCTATGGAGTTCTCAACAAACTTACCGCCGTAGATCTTACCACAGAATGACCGTCTGGCCTACATGCTTGGTGGCTTCCTGTGGGGTAATCTTAGTTTGGCCGTAGGAGAGAACTGCCAATAACAGTAATGAGAATGTAAAAGCTAATCGCTTCATAAATTTGAATATTTTAAACAAATGATTTCTGAGAGACAAAAAATTAACTAGATAACCCGTCTTAACATCCAGCAAACAGTACCCTAATCAAAAACCTTTATTTTGAGACAACTCTAGAAAAACATAGGGTTAGATGTATATATTGCCTAAATTCAATATATACATCTAACCCTTAACAATATGGAAACTATTCAGGCAATCAAGCCGGGGCCAAAACCCAAGAAACAAGATGGAACACCAGACGAAAGAAGGCGTGTGACTCCAGAGTCAAAGCCGAAACACCCAGATTTGAGACCACATAAGCACAAGCCGGGTGAATCAAAATAACTGTAATCTTTTGTAAAGACATTTCTTATTTAGGGGTGTCTTTATTTTTTAATACTTTACTATAAATGCCCACCGTACCAGGGCGAGTTTTCCTGTGTCCAGCCAATACTCAGTAATCCGAGGTTACCGTTTCCTCATCCATCGCTGACTTCAATGTTCAGCAACGTTCTCCTGCCTCAAGGCACCCAAAATCCTATTTAACAAATGGACTTACTAATAAGTCATGGTCATCCCCAGGTTCACCTGATACTTAATTGATAAAAATGTTGGGAGCAAGAACGCTTAAAGGGTCCATCAATTTTACTAAATCGGCAAAACAATATATTTGGTAAAATAATATATACTATAAAAACCTATATGGGATTCTATTTCAGAAAGAGCGCAAAGGTTGGGCCGTTTCGGCTTAACTTCTCAAAGTCAGGCATCGGCGTATCTGCCGGGGTAAAAGGGGCAAGGGTAAGCATGGGCCCGAGCGGAACTTTCGTGCATCTGGGGGCTGGCGGCATCTACTATAAGAAGAGGCTGGGGACCAATACAAAACCCTCCGGCCGTCCCGGTTATGGCAATACCCCGAGGGAGGAGACATCCCCTCAGATAGGGGAACACACTATAACCACACTGAATTTCGATGGCCTTTCCGACTCCAATTCCCAAGAGTTCATCAAGGAACTTGAATCCAAGGAAGGCAAGGTTTCCTATTTCAAGTGGCTTGGATGGGTTCCTGCCTTGGTGATCCTGTGGGCAATGTTCTCATAGGTGAACGGGGTGATAAAGAGGGACGAGGTTCCAGGGAGGTTTTTTGAGGTTCAAAAACAGGGGGTGAACATCAGAATCGGACCTTCCCCGGAAAGCCCCGCCGTGTTCTACGGCAACCAGGGGGACGCCTTCCTGATAGTTGACAGTACCAATTCCAAATGGACCAAAGTGGCATTGAAGGGTGATATCGTTAAGGAAGCCTATATATCAAGCGCCCTGGGAGAGAACGTGACCAAGGTGGCAAAAGTGATTGAAACCCGTAGGTTCGACGATACTCCCTGGGCAAGGGCCCTTATCTTGCTTTTCACCCTAATATCATTGGGGGCATGGTGTCTCTACATGAGGAAAGTTGACCAAAAGAGACTGACCGTAGAACTCTATTATGCCATGGATGAACAGTTGGAGGAATTGTACCGAAAGTTCCTCGGCTTCTACGGGGAGTTCTCCCAGTCCAGGAAGATATGGCAGAAACTGCACTCCGAGCGGGTGAGCAACGCTAAGTACCATGCCGGGGCCGGTAACCTGGTGCAGCGAAAAAACGTGGGGAAGGTGGAAAAGGACAGCCTTCCCGCCCGCTTCCTGAAGACGAACGTGGAGATTCCCCATATCTCGCTTAAGAACACAGATATGTTCTTCTTTCCCGAGAGGCTCTTGCTGAGACGGGGTAAGAACTTCGCCTCTGTTTTCTACAAAAATCTTGAGGTTGAGGGTTATCCGGTACGTTTCATCGAAGATGAGGGGGTGCCCAGTGATGCAGTGGTCGTAGATCAAACTTGGAAGTACACAAACAAGAGCGGGGGGGCGGACAAACGCTTTAGGGACAACAGGCAGCTTCCGATCTGCAAATACTCTGAGTATCACTTCAAGTCAGGGGCTGGCATAAACGAGGTCATTACCACCTCTAAACTTGGTGCTATGGACAACTTCGTTGATTTCATCAAGGTCGTAGGGAATTATCAGCGGAAACTGGAGTACCAAGAAGCATGATTGCATGGGTTGCGATTCAGCCTTGGCTTTAAATTTAAAGATGTATTGGAGAGTTTGCCTGTCAAAGGTATTCTGGTTTCCAACTTAATGAGAATAAGATGAATTAGATTTAGTCTCGATGGTGAATGACGGAATTTTTGCTTTTCTTATATGAAGTCACTGTATGACGCGAAAAGCTTGATGATGAACCTTCTGGCCAGCCTTCGCTTTTTTTAACGTTCGCTTTTTTTGCGTGTATTGAGGTTCCTCACGTGTAAACATTATTGGCGGCGTCACCACCACCATCCCCAAAGAAAGTGCGCCATGCTACAGGACGCTCTTTCTTTGGTCGGTCTAGATAGGATAATTTGAAACGGCCTGTCTGGGTACACTCCTTTCAGGGATAGGGATTACCTCGGTATAGCGGTCTTCACTGAGGCGTGAAACATCCTGGCTCCTCTCCAACGGGCCGCCTTGGCTTTCTATCTACCTAGTTCGGGTCACACGAAGAACGTTGTCATAGACTGTCACTGTGGAGGTTATTGTGGCAATATCGACCACAGTCACATTCCCCTTGACGTAGGCGGGTAGACCTCTCCAGCGATCCAAACTTCCTGGTCATGGGAAAGGGACTGAGCGTAAGGCCGTCAGGGGGGAATGCCCGGGCGGACCGTATATGCACCGTTTCCTGAAAGTATGGACAGCTCTTCGTATAGGGCCGGATATCCCCAAATACAGGCTGTTATCGGTAAACACCTGTTTTGCGAAGCAAAGGGTCGGTTCTATACCCCGTTCCGACGCTTCACCCCGAGGAAGCGTGTCAAACTGAGACCGCCAGCCCACTTTCTTCCCCACGGGAGTGGGTTATGCCTTTCTCCATTCTAATTCCTACCTCTGGCTTTTTCTCAAATTGCTCCCGCTTTTCCTGTTTTCCCTCCGTATTGAAAATGTTGAAATTCTTAAACCGGGGGGACGCCTCCAGGAATACCTGTGTTTCCTGCCCGTCTTTCATCGTTGTCACAAGGGGTCTTTCCCCCTGCCTGAGCGCCTGAAGCAGGGCCGCTTTGGCGGCAGGATCCTCCATTTCCTTCAAGGCGTACTTTTCAAGGGCTTTTTCCTGGTCAAACCCGTAGGCGGGGTGATGGTACTGGGCCAATACATGATTGCCGTGCTGGTCTTTGGGTTGGTCAAAGTCAATTCTGGTCCATGCCTGGTACCGCTGCCCCTCCAGGCTTACAAAATCATCCCTGAAGACGGACCGCCCCTGTAGCAGATTGGAGGCTTGCTCTGCGGTGAACCCTTTCCCTTTGTCCAGATAGAAAGTATGGGAAACGTCCGGTTTGTAGAAGGTCTGTTTGAAATTCTCTTCCACCAGGGACACTTTTCCGTCCTGCTTGGTGGCAAGGGTGGTTTTGTCCTTTACATTTCTCCCTACCGCCAACTCATGCGTCCCCTCCAGCTTTTTGAAATGCCGGATGGCCTCCACCGGGCTTTGAAAGGTGATGAAGGATGATTTCCTGGCCTGCGGGTCAGAGGAAACCACCATGAACTTCTGGCCCTTTTCCAGTGGGGGGATCTTTGAAAGGGAGGCATCATACTTATTGAAGAAATAGAAATCGGATTGGTTCGACTTCCTGAAGTGCAACGTGAAATCCACCTGTCCCTTTTCAGTAGGGACGGCATGTCTCAGTTGAAAATCAGGAAGTTGCAATTGGAGGTTCTTTTCCAGGGCCTCCTGCACGGGAAAACCGAATTTCAAGTCTTCCAATTCTTTTTTCAGGTGTTCTAAATTGCTTTCGTTCATGTCCGGAAATATTAAAGTGAAAATTTTATAGGGTACAGCATAGCCATCACCATAGCGGACGGGCATTTTCAATTGCCCTGTGGGTAACTTCAAGGGTCACATGGCGGGTACCGGCTTTTTCGAAAATCTCCACCACTAGCTTTCTTCCATCTGTCAGCGTAAGCTTGGGAAGGGCCAGCACAGTGGTCTGTTTTCCTCCTGTTGGAATTCCCCGCAGAGGAAGGTTGTGTGTGTACAGGGGGAGAATCTCCACCTCCTGGCGTACCGACCGCTTCACCGGGCGGCTGTCCTTTGTGTAAAGACGGAGAAAGTCAACCTCAAAACTTAAGACGGAGCCGTTCTTAAACCCTATGGGGATTAAAATGGTATCCCCGGAGGTATGGATCCGGTGCAAGGATACCTTGACCGATCCGCATCGGGTGGTGGAGACAGCGGGCAGGCCGGCTGCCGCCACCGCCGCGCATTTTCGTGCCAGGGAGCCTAATTGGCCGGAAGTGGAATACCATGGTCGTGGGTGGAGTACCATAAGCAAGCAGAGAACAAGGATTTTCATAGGTCAGAGAATTTAAAAGTTGAAGAAATGTGACACGAGCTATGGTCTGGGATTCCCCATTTCATGACAGGCGGAACAGGAGGCGGAGCCCCGCCTTCAATTGGATGCGCACTGATTTTGTTTTCTTCCTGAACAGGCCCTTGGCCACCTGGATACCAGCCCGGGCAACCTGGGCGGGGGGGGAAGGGTCAAGTGCCAGAGCGGAGAGGTGCTGTGCCGCCTCCTCCTTGCCGCCCTGCCAGGTCTCCTTGGCGAGGGAGCCTGTGATGTGCAACCCCTCTTGCCCGTCCAGATCATAGGCCGAAAGGGAGACGGGGATTATTTCATTTCCAAGAAGGATTGTTTTCACATGTATTTTAAGCCGTTCGCCCTCCACCTCGCAGGTTCCGAATAGGAAGCTGTGCTTCTGCAGTGTCCTGTGGTCCAACAGCACATCTTCCAAAAGCCTCAGTCTCACCAGGTCACCCGAAACCACTTTCTGGTCCATGTGGATAATCGCTGCGATGGTGTTGCCAGAAGCAACAGCGCTTCCTGAGTCGCGGATGGCCTGAAGGTCGGCGGGCAGAGGACTTCGGGGGGCTGAGGCTTCTTTCCGTTGCCTGACCCGTTCAGGGTGCTGGATGTCTAATATTTTCTCCAGCATTCCCTCCAACTGCCGCAGTTCGGGGTCTTCCTCCCTCCTTTCCGAGGTCGGGACAGCTTCGCCCACCCTGCCTATGGGGCTTTCCCTCGGAACCCCGGCGGCGGGAATAGGGGAAGGCCGCAGAGGGGGGGCAGCGTGCCCGGAAACCGTGCCCGGCGCCCGTCTGTTCAGTTCTTGGTTCAATTTCTCCATTTGCCGGAGGATCCTTTCCTCCTGCTCTTCGGCGGAAGGGGCCACGGTGGCAGGCGTCAGTGTGTATTCCAAAGAGTCAGGTACCGGCGCCCCCAAGGATAATCCCAGCTTTGCCAGGAGGGAACTGCCCGGATGGGGCGGAAGGTCAGGGGAGTCCCTTCGCACCTGTTCGTAAAGACCGAGCTTGTCCGTGTTTTTATCCTTTAGCACAGCTTCGGGTAATTCCGTGCGCAGGCCGACTAAGGTACCTTGTGCCAGCGTACGGTCGGCATTCCCGCCGCTTTTCAATGCCCAGAAAGAAAGCGTCAGGAAGGGGAAGACGAGAAGGGGCAGCAGCAGGAAGAAGTTCCGTCGCCCTGCGGTGGGAAGGGTGTGTGACTGTTTCATGGCTTCTATCGGTTAGTTGGGAATGGCACGCAGCAAAAGGTAGAGGCAGGTCCCCCCGTACAGGAGGCAGTACAGCAACAGCCCCCATCTGGAAGCACTGGGGGGAAGGGACTGCGCGTTCTTGTTTAGGTAGCCTGCCGCTTTCCGGTGCACAGATAAGATGACACCGGATATTTGCTCCGCTACCCGGTCTCGGCTGGCGGAAGGGGGATTTTGGGGAATGGGCTTTTTCATAAGAATACTCGGTTAAGGTTTGATCTCATCGTTCTGCAGGGTCTCCCACCGGCTGATGAGGAGCCCGTGCGGGTTGTGGTCACTGCGGGGGACATCCCGCAACAACCCCTGGGTCACAAGCCGCCGCGTCAGGGTGGAGGAGGAGCGGACCAGCCGTTGCGTGGCGTAACAGGTGAATTGGAATGGGTAGGACGCGGTATATACCGCCACACTGTCAATAGTGATCTCCTGGGAAATGTTGGCGGTTATCAGATTGGTGTAGAATCCGCTCTCCCTGAGGTTGTCATATTGCCTCTTGGCGGATTCGTCCGCAAGGTAGAGGGCTTTTGACACATGGTCCTGGATGGCCTTCTCATCCGGGCCCAGGGTGAAAAAATAAAAATGGAACATGCGCACATGGTTCCGCGCCTCCACTGGGAGATTGTCTTTCCGAAAGGAGGAGAAAGCCTCCAGGGCTTTGCCGTTGGCGAGCACATAGATGCGTTCCCGGCTGTCCCTAACCAACTGATGGCTTTTGTAGACGGTGAAACCGGTAATCAGGAGGCAGCACGCCACCAAGGCGATGCAGAAAGACCTTACCAGGCGGAAGGCTGAATCAATATTTTTGAGCTGGTTGAACATGGTGCAATAGAGAAGTTTGGGTTAACGTTGGCCGGGGTTGTATTCGCGCTGGGAGGTTCCCTGGGTACCTGGAGGGGCGCCCGTCCCGTGGGAACCACCCTCTCCGTGCAGGAAGGAGCCTGTGCCGTGGACCATGTGCGCCGCGCCCGAGGCCGCCGCGGAGCCGGTGGACGCCAGGAGCAGGGAAACTTTCTGCACCAGGGCGTTGCCTCCCCCGGCATATACCACATAGTTGGCTACGTTGGGCACCGTCAGATATCCCACAATGCCAATGACCATGAAAATGAGGTAAGCGGTGTCCATGGGGCTGAAGAAAGTATCCCCAGCTTCATTGATCTGCCCAATATCCAGTTTAAGCATGTTCTCCTGCACCTTGCCAATGATGCACCCGAAAATATTGGACACCGGGAGCCAAAGGAACACATTGACATAGCGGGCCAGCCACTGGGAGAGGGTGTGTTGGAAACCATCAAAAACAGCAAAGGCGAAAACCAGCGGCCCCAGGATGGCCAGCACTAGCAGATAGAACGTCCTGATGGTGTTGATGCACAGGGAGGCAGCCATGAACAGGACCTGCAGCACTTCACTCATCCATTGTTTGATGGAGTTACGGAAGTTGTAGGAGGCTTTTTCCATCGCGAACCGCACACTGTTGCTTACTTTTTCCATAACCCCCTCCTCCTCCCGCTCCGGATCTTCGGGATGGGTGTAGCGGTACCAGGCGTCGCTGTCCCCCTTCCCATCTTCCCCTACATACATTCCGTGCGCCTCCGACTCCCGCACCGCCTCCTCCTTCTGCCTGAGCAGCTCAGCCACGGCTTTGTCCGAGGCGCCCACCATGGCCGAGGTGGCCGCCACTGTGGGGGACAGCACCCCGTTCAGCAGGGCCAGGACCGCAGGGAAAAGCAGGATGGCCATGCCCAGGGCGAAAGGGCGCAGCAACGGGTAGAAGTCAATGGGTTCGGCGCTGGCGATGTGCCCCCACACCCGCGAGCCGATGTACCATAGGGCGGCAAAACCCGCGATGCCCCGGCCGGCTGCCATCAGGCCTTCGCAGAGCGGGAGCATTTCCCGGTACACCTGGTCCAATACCCCGTGCATCCCCTGCATCCCCTCCGCCATCCCCTGGGCCTGGAGCATTCCAGGGGGTAATACCCCGAGGATGGAAAGGAATACCCGGACGCTCACTTTTGCTTTCATGGCTTTATCCGTTTGGGTGAATTGTGCAGTTGCCGAACAGACCGGGTTTCCTGGAGCTCCCGCATGCGTTGCCGGGAAAGCGTCCCTGCCTCGTCGCTGAAATGGCGGATGAAGGAAAGCCTGTCTCCCATGGCCTGGTGGATCGTGTCGATGGCGCGTAATCGCTCCGCATCCGTCATTCTCAAGGCGGAGGAGGTGAGGACGGTGGTCAATTCCCCCAATAGGCGGGCGCTTCCCTGCAGCACATTCGCATAGACGCTTTCCAGGTAGGAGAGCTCTTCGGGGGTGAATAGGGAGGAGTCTCCAGGCAGGCGCCTTCGCCTGCATTCCCAAAGGATCAGCCGTTGCCGCTGTAGGATCTGGGCGACTAGGTAATACCTTTTCACCTGTGGGCTCACCTCCGTTAAGCCGGTGAGGTAGTCCCTATGCAGGTGGAAATTATCCTCCACCACGTGCTGAACCCCCTGGTAACCCTGGGTGAGGACGTCATATCCCTCCCTCATGTCGGAGAGGATCTGTCTCAGCTGCCCCAGTTTCTCTACGTTCAACAGAAGCTGCCGCACCTCCGTTGATTGGGCATGGCCGGAAAGGGACGGGAGGCAAGCCGTAAGGGCGGGGAGCAGGAGTTTTCGGATTAACAAATCGGATAACGTTTTCATAAGCTTTCAAGGGTAAAGTGTCAGGGCCGCCGCAGAAGGGATATTTCCCGCAGGGCCATAGTTCGCTGGTAGACAAGTGCCTGCACCGCTAGGGCAAAC
This region of Rufibacter sp. LB8 genomic DNA includes:
- a CDS encoding TfoX/Sxy family protein encodes the protein MAFDKNFVYFVLGQIKDAGEITAKKMFGEYGVYCDGKLFGLICDNKLFIKPTSSGRRFIGEVIEASPYEGAKPSFLIGAKIEDRDWLSELIRISVKELPLPKQKIKKVK
- a CDS encoding DUF4236 domain-containing protein, with the protein product MGFYFRKSAKVGPFRLNFSKSGIGVSAGVKGARVSMGPSGTFVHLGAGGIYYKKRLGTNTKPSGRPGYGNTPREETSPQIGEHTITTLNFDGLSDSNSQEFIKELESKEGKVSYFKWLGWVPALVILWAMFS
- a CDS encoding SH3 domain-containing protein codes for the protein MIKRDEVPGRFFEVQKQGVNIRIGPSPESPAVFYGNQGDAFLIVDSTNSKWTKVALKGDIVKEAYISSALGENVTKVAKVIETRRFDDTPWARALILLFTLISLGAWCLYMRKVDQKRLTVELYYAMDEQLEELYRKFLGFYGEFSQSRKIWQKLHSERVSNAKYHAGAGNLVQRKNVGKVEKDSLPARFLKTNVEIPHISLKNTDMFFFPERLLLRRGKNFASVFYKNLEVEGYPVRFIEDEGVPSDAVVVDQTWKYTNKSGGADKRFRDNRQLPICKYSEYHFKSGAGINEVITTSKLGAMDNFVDFIKVVGNYQRKLEYQEA
- a CDS encoding DUF4138 domain-containing protein, with protein sequence MKILVLCLLMVLHPRPWYSTSGQLGSLARKCAAVAAAGLPAVSTTRCGSVKVSLHRIHTSGDTILIPIGFKNGSVLSFEVDFLRLYTKDSRPVKRSVRQEVEILPLYTHNLPLRGIPTGGKQTTVLALPKLTLTDGRKLVVEIFEKAGTRHVTLEVTHRAIENARPLW
- the traM gene encoding conjugative transposon protein TraM; translated protein: MKQSHTLPTAGRRNFFLLLPLLVFPFLTLSFWALKSGGNADRTLAQGTLVGLRTELPEAVLKDKNTDKLGLYEQVRRDSPDLPPHPGSSLLAKLGLSLGAPVPDSLEYTLTPATVAPSAEEQEERILRQMEKLNQELNRRAPGTVSGHAAPPLRPSPIPAAGVPRESPIGRVGEAVPTSERREEDPELRQLEGMLEKILDIQHPERVRQRKEASAPRSPLPADLQAIRDSGSAVASGNTIAAIIHMDQKVVSGDLVRLRLLEDVLLDHRTLQKHSFLFGTCEVEGERLKIHVKTILLGNEIIPVSLSAYDLDGQEGLHITGSLAKETWQGGKEEAAQHLSALALDPSPPAQVARAGIQVAKGLFRKKTKSVRIQLKAGLRLLFRLS
- the traK gene encoding conjugative transposon protein TraK, which gives rise to MFNQLKNIDSAFRLVRSFCIALVACCLLITGFTVYKSHQLVRDSRERIYVLANGKALEAFSSFRKDNLPVEARNHVRMFHFYFFTLGPDEKAIQDHVSKALYLADESAKRQYDNLRESGFYTNLITANISQEITIDSVAVYTASYPFQFTCYATQRLVRSSSTLTRRLVTQGLLRDVPRSDHNPHGLLISRWETLQNDEIKP
- the traJ gene encoding conjugative transposon protein TraJ, which gives rise to MKAKVSVRVFLSILGVLPPGMLQAQGMAEGMQGMHGVLDQVYREMLPLCEGLMAAGRGIAGFAALWYIGSRVWGHIASAEPIDFYPLLRPFALGMAILLFPAVLALLNGVLSPTVAATSAMVGASDKAVAELLRQKEEAVRESEAHGMYVGEDGKGDSDAWYRYTHPEDPEREEEGVMEKVSNSVRFAMEKASYNFRNSIKQWMSEVLQVLFMAASLCINTIRTFYLLVLAILGPLVFAFAVFDGFQHTLSQWLARYVNVFLWLPVSNIFGCIIGKVQENMLKLDIGQINEAGDTFFSPMDTAYLIFMVIGIVGYLTVPNVANYVVYAGGGNALVQKVSLLLASTGSAAASGAAHMVHGTGSFLHGEGGSHGTGAPPGTQGTSQREYNPGQR
- a CDS encoding TerB family tellurite resistance protein, producing the protein MKTLSDLLIRKLLLPALTACLPSLSGHAQSTEVRQLLLNVEKLGQLRQILSDMREGYDVLTQGYQGVQHVVEDNFHLHRDYLTGLTEVSPQVKRYYLVAQILQRQRLILWECRRRRLPGDSSLFTPEELSYLESVYANVLQGSARLLGELTTVLTSSALRMTDAERLRAIDTIHQAMGDRLSFIRHFSDEAGTLSRQRMRELQETRSVRQLHNSPKRIKP